From one Acidobacteriota bacterium genomic stretch:
- the priA gene encoding primosomal protein N' produces MAESSTAKLKSGAATESNLPLSPAPNSTLCEVALPVPLPQTFTYSIPLNMTVEPGMRVVAPFGARRLVGVVVGCGQMPAGLNPKTIRPLQRVLDEIPALTQEFIALSRWVADYYLTPLGEVLPAFLPRAASLRNKTKLVITETGREALGPVRAGKESIVTSAERQMLERIAKRGGLSSGTLRGSEALVEKLRRRGWLAVERSVEDSVGRSPHVEAATERNAAFDKSVFPRWELSPPQQTALTRINDQMDTGDFGVLLLHGVTGSGKTEVYMRAIERALARGRSALMLVPEINLTPAMAGQFAARFGERIAVLHSGLDDRDRERVWQRVREGKSDVLIGTRSAVFAPLARPGLIIVDEEHDGSYKQEEAPRYSGRDVAIVRAKESGATVVLGSATPSVETRYHAETGKYQLLELEGRVQERPLPQTEIIDMRQELAETGKQTFLSRRMVEAISMRLQQHEQVMILMNRRGFSSFVICRSCGKTVECANCSIALTHHKRAARLLCHYCGYARPVPQVCPECQSEHIYFMGEGSEKVEAALGKHFPEARIGRLDRDTARARGSAESILASFHAHELDMLVGTQMIAKGHDIHGVTLVGVISADMGLARPDFRSAERTFQLLTQVSGRAGRGEREGIVVIQTYYPDHYAIKAAAAQDYAQFYKQEQRFRQLMHYPPFAALANVIVKSDSQETVLKLTGRLGRFFESLQEDKQKGRGWRMLGPAAAPIPKLKKAYRYHFLIKAEQRSLLRKVLIAAQDFARREKFPANALIIDVDPQSLF; encoded by the coding sequence ATGGCCGAATCTTCTACCGCCAAACTCAAATCCGGTGCCGCGACCGAAAGTAACCTGCCGCTAAGCCCAGCCCCGAACTCCACGCTGTGCGAGGTCGCGCTGCCTGTTCCTCTGCCGCAAACCTTCACCTATTCCATTCCGCTGAATATGACCGTCGAGCCGGGGATGCGCGTGGTCGCTCCGTTTGGCGCACGGCGTTTGGTGGGTGTGGTGGTCGGTTGCGGCCAAATGCCTGCCGGTCTGAACCCGAAGACGATCCGTCCGCTACAACGTGTGCTGGACGAAATCCCCGCGCTGACGCAGGAGTTCATCGCACTTTCGCGCTGGGTGGCCGACTACTACCTGACGCCGCTCGGTGAAGTGCTGCCCGCGTTTCTGCCACGCGCCGCGTCGCTAAGAAACAAGACGAAGCTGGTGATTACGGAGACAGGCCGCGAGGCGTTAGGACCAGTCCGCGCCGGGAAAGAATCGATCGTAACTTCGGCTGAACGCCAAATGCTCGAACGCATCGCCAAGCGCGGCGGACTCAGTAGCGGGACGCTGCGTGGTTCAGAGGCATTGGTGGAAAAGCTGCGGCGACGCGGCTGGCTAGCGGTCGAGCGCAGCGTGGAAGACTCCGTTGGCAGGTCTCCACACGTGGAAGCGGCAACGGAACGCAACGCCGCGTTTGACAAGAGTGTCTTCCCGCGCTGGGAATTAAGTCCGCCGCAGCAGACCGCGCTCACCCGCATCAACGATCAGATGGACACGGGTGACTTCGGCGTGCTGCTGTTGCACGGCGTTACGGGCAGCGGCAAGACGGAAGTCTATATGCGAGCTATTGAACGGGCGCTGGCGCGCGGACGCAGCGCGCTGATGCTGGTGCCGGAGATTAATTTGACGCCGGCCATGGCAGGTCAGTTTGCGGCGCGCTTTGGCGAGCGCATCGCGGTGCTGCACAGCGGCCTCGACGATCGCGACCGCGAGCGCGTTTGGCAGAGGGTGAGAGAGGGGAAGTCGGACGTGCTGATCGGTACGCGTTCGGCGGTGTTCGCGCCGCTCGCACGGCCGGGGCTGATTATCGTCGATGAGGAGCATGACGGCAGTTACAAGCAGGAGGAAGCGCCGCGCTACAGCGGTCGCGACGTGGCCATCGTGCGCGCCAAGGAGTCGGGTGCGACGGTGGTGCTTGGTTCTGCTACACCCTCCGTCGAGACGCGCTATCACGCCGAGACGGGCAAGTATCAGTTACTCGAACTTGAGGGCCGCGTGCAGGAGCGCCCGTTGCCGCAGACCGAAATCATCGACATGCGTCAGGAGTTAGCCGAGACGGGTAAGCAGACGTTTCTCTCGCGGCGAATGGTCGAGGCCATCTCGATGCGCCTGCAACAGCACGAGCAGGTGATGATCCTGATGAACCGCCGCGGCTTCTCCTCGTTTGTGATCTGCCGCTCGTGCGGCAAGACGGTGGAGTGTGCCAACTGTTCCATTGCGCTGACGCATCACAAGCGCGCGGCGCGGCTGCTGTGCCACTACTGCGGCTACGCGCGCCCAGTGCCACAGGTCTGCCCGGAGTGCCAGAGCGAGCACATCTACTTCATGGGCGAAGGCTCGGAGAAAGTGGAGGCCGCGCTCGGCAAGCATTTCCCGGAGGCGCGCATCGGGCGGCTGGACCGCGACACGGCGCGCGCCCGCGGATCGGCGGAATCGATACTCGCATCATTTCACGCGCATGAGCTGGACATGCTGGTGGGCACGCAGATGATCGCCAAGGGCCACGACATCCACGGAGTAACGCTGGTGGGAGTGATCAGCGCCGACATGGGACTGGCGCGTCCGGACTTCCGCTCCGCCGAGCGGACATTCCAATTACTGACGCAAGTTTCCGGGCGCGCCGGACGCGGCGAGCGCGAGGGTATCGTGGTCATCCAGACTTACTACCCAGATCATTACGCCATCAAAGCCGCCGCCGCGCAGGACTACGCGCAGTTTTACAAACAGGAGCAGCGCTTCCGCCAACTGATGCACTACCCGCCGTTCGCCGCGCTGGCCAACGTGATCGTGAAGAGCGACAGCCAGGAAACGGTGCTGAAGCTCACCGGACGATTAGGGCGATTCTTCGAATCGTTACAGGAAGACAAACAGAAGGGACGCGGCTGGCGTATGTTGGGCCCGGCGGCCGCGCCGATCCCGAAACTCAAGAAGGCCTACCGCTACCACTTCCTCATCAAAGCCGAACAGCGCAGCCTCTTACGCAAAGTGTTGATCGCCGCGCAAGACTTCGCCCGCCGCGAAAAATTCCCCGCCAACGCGCTGATCATCGACGTGGACCCGCAATCGCTGTTTTAA
- a CDS encoding integration host factor subunit beta has translation MIKLDIVNEVVNRTGITKTKAEMAVETVFGAMKKALEGGDRIELRGFGVFNVKPRKTGVGRNPRTGEEVSIQPGKAIRFKPGKELQSLP, from the coding sequence GTGATTAAACTCGATATCGTGAACGAAGTAGTCAACCGCACAGGCATCACCAAGACCAAAGCCGAGATGGCCGTCGAGACGGTCTTTGGAGCCATGAAGAAGGCGCTCGAAGGGGGCGACCGTATCGAGTTGCGCGGCTTCGGCGTCTTCAACGTCAAGCCCCGCAAGACCGGCGTCGGCCGCAACCCGCGCACCGGCGAAGAAGTCTCCATCCAGCCCGGCAAAGCCATCCGCTTCAAACCCGGCAAAGAGCTGCAATCGCTGCCGTAG
- a CDS encoding phosphoesterase: MKVHVFYHDRCFDGAASAAVFTRLYQDRFDAKAEFLYSGLAHRASQLFDEGMFNGDENAIVDFKYSNSPRLTWWFDHHQSAFLSPEDAEHFRLANGGHKFYDPTYRSCTKFIAEVGAKKFGFSAPDLKDLIHWADIIDGAMFPDAATAVKVEHPALRIAMVLEAGKDNNLSRWLVPLLSKLSLAEIATLPEIATQLTPIMESHKRALDLIEQHGHNNNGVVFFDLTGPGVEVYNKFAPYYLFPDCVYSVSICPSSFRTKISVGSNPWNKTPVLHNLATICERYGGGGHPRVGAISLEPGRLEDARRIASEIVEELQGPPRT, from the coding sequence ATGAAGGTTCATGTTTTTTATCATGATCGATGTTTTGACGGCGCCGCCTCAGCGGCGGTGTTTACGCGCCTGTATCAGGATCGCTTCGATGCGAAGGCCGAGTTTCTGTACTCCGGTCTTGCGCATCGCGCTTCCCAGTTGTTTGACGAGGGTATGTTCAACGGCGACGAGAACGCCATCGTCGATTTCAAGTACTCGAATTCGCCGCGGCTGACTTGGTGGTTCGATCATCATCAGAGCGCATTCCTTTCTCCCGAAGATGCCGAGCACTTCCGTCTGGCCAATGGCGGACACAAGTTCTACGATCCCACTTATCGCTCCTGCACCAAGTTCATCGCCGAGGTGGGCGCGAAAAAGTTTGGCTTCTCCGCCCCGGACTTGAAGGATCTGATTCATTGGGCTGACATCATCGACGGAGCCATGTTTCCCGACGCCGCCACCGCGGTGAAAGTGGAGCATCCCGCGCTGCGCATCGCCATGGTGCTGGAGGCGGGCAAGGACAATAACCTCAGCCGCTGGCTGGTGCCGCTGCTTTCGAAACTTTCGTTGGCCGAAATTGCCACACTCCCGGAAATCGCAACACAATTGACGCCTATCATGGAGAGCCACAAGCGCGCCCTTGATCTGATCGAGCAGCACGGACACAACAACAACGGCGTGGTGTTCTTTGACCTCACCGGCCCGGGTGTGGAGGTCTATAATAAGTTCGCGCCCTATTACCTCTTCCCCGATTGCGTCTACTCGGTCAGTATCTGCCCGTCCAGCTTCCGCACCAAGATATCGGTCGGCTCGAACCCGTGGAACAAGACGCCGGTGCTGCACAACCTGGCGACCATCTGCGAACGCTACGGCGGTGGCGGGCATCCGCGCGTCGGCGCCATCTCACTTGAGCCTGGCCGTCTCGAAGACGCCCGCCGCATCGCCAGCGAAATCGTGGAAGAGCTGCAAGGCCCGCCGCGCACCTAA
- a CDS encoding alpha/beta hydrolase, whose product MAPVARGLADSLLVYEPFQRGSGPEPLTVSTHINDLHDLVRSMPQSQPALAGHSWGAMLVLAYAAAHPQSAGPLVLIGCGTFSVAARTRMKEILAERMNDTLRDSLQRIEKETGDPDIRLKRKAQLETGIASYALKEPEPDDVIDNVDSKANRETWADMIRLQEAGIYPQAFTAIENPVLMVHGAVDPHPGRMIFESLQPYLPQIEFHEWERCGHYPWRERYVREEFFALLRSWLASKTNHGRDRD is encoded by the coding sequence ATGGCCCCAGTCGCAAGAGGGCTTGCTGACTCCCTACTCGTCTACGAGCCATTCCAACGGGGCAGCGGGCCAGAACCGCTAACGGTATCCACTCATATCAATGATCTTCACGATTTGGTTCGCTCTATGCCTCAGTCTCAGCCGGCGTTAGCTGGGCATTCCTGGGGAGCGATGCTTGTGTTGGCGTACGCGGCTGCCCATCCACAGTCTGCTGGGCCACTCGTGTTGATTGGATGCGGAACGTTTAGTGTAGCCGCCCGCACACGGATGAAGGAGATTCTGGCAGAACGTATGAATGACACTCTTCGAGACAGTCTTCAGCGGATTGAAAAAGAAACTGGGGATCCCGACATTAGACTGAAGAGAAAGGCTCAACTGGAAACGGGCATTGCCTCATATGCGCTGAAAGAGCCGGAACCAGATGATGTGATCGACAACGTCGATTCCAAGGCAAATCGTGAAACGTGGGCTGACATGATTCGTTTGCAGGAAGCCGGAATTTATCCGCAAGCATTCACCGCCATTGAAAATCCAGTTCTTATGGTTCATGGTGCTGTCGATCCGCATCCGGGCAGAATGATATTTGAAAGCCTCCAGCCCTATCTTCCTCAGATCGAATTTCACGAATGGGAAAGGTGCGGGCACTATCCCTGGCGCGAGCGTTACGTCCGCGAAGAGTTCTTCGCGTTGCTCCGGTCTTGGCTGGCAAGTAAAACAAATCATGGTCGCGATCGTGATTAA